One region of Nothobranchius furzeri strain GRZ-AD chromosome 16, NfurGRZ-RIMD1, whole genome shotgun sequence genomic DNA includes:
- the lrrc20 gene encoding leucine-rich repeat-containing protein 20 — translation MAEAVAKVARRINETVEDGKDNLDLSNCQLMSFPDGVFKVLRSVSENIHVITLADNAMKAISSKFFSTFTQLRELDLRGNVLTKLPDVVGEMEHLTCINLADNSFSVFPDKLTEIASLEKIDLEGNSITEIPLEKLSAMPSLKWLNIKSNPLNSNTQSALNSPHKFDILSTTES, via the exons ATGGCAGAGGCGGTTGCAAAAGTGGCCCGAAGGATTAATGAGACAGTAGAAGATGGCAAAGATAATCTAG ATCTGTCAAACTGCCAGCTCATGTCTTTCCCAGATGGTGTGTTCAAGGTCCTGAGATCTGTTTCAGAAAATATCCATGTTATCACATTAGCTGATAATGCCATGAAGGCCATTTCTAGCAAGTTCTTCTCGACTTTTACCCAACTCAGAG AGCTTGATCTGCGAGGAAATGTTCTCACCAAACTGCCCGATGTTGTGGGGGAAATGGAGCACTTGACCTGCATCAACCTAGCTGATAACAGCTTCTCTGTCTTCCCCGACAAGCTTACTGAAATAGCCTCGCTGGAGAAGATCGATCTAGAGGGAAATAGCATCACTG AAATACCTTTGGAGAAGTTGTCCGCCATGCCGTCTCTGAAGTGGCTCAACATCAAGTCAAATCCTTTAAACTCCAACACTCAGTCTGCTCTGAATTCTCCCCACAAATTTGATATTTTGTCAACAACTGAGTCCTAA
- the ppa1a gene encoding inorganic pyrophosphatase 2, mitochondrial, translating into MSFTVEERGRPNTQDYRVFFKNSEGKYISPFHDIPIYANEAQDIFHAVVEVPRWTNAKMEIATKDPLNPLKQDVKKGNLRYVANVFPHKGYIWNYGAIPQTWEDPNHKDSDTGCCGDNDPIDICDIGNKVCSRGDVIKVKVLGTLALIDEGETDWKVIVINTEDPEAASFNNIDDVRQLKPGYLEATVDWFKRYKVPDGKPENQFAFNGEFKNRDFAIKTVKSTHEFWKSLMSMKTNAGELNCMNTTVSDSPFCCSATDADTVVESACAFGPEDPVPSSVDKWFYYEN; encoded by the exons ATGAGCTTTACCGTGGAAGAGCGGGGCAGACCCAACACCCAGGACTACAGGGTGTTTTTCA AAAACTCAGAAGGCAAATACATCTCTCCCTTTCATGACATTCCCATCTATGCAAATGAAGCACAG GACATTTTTCATGCTGTTGTGGAAGTTCCAAGATGGACAAATGCAAAGATGgag ATTGCCACTAAAGACCCTCTCAATCCTTTAAAACAAGACGTGAAGAAGGGGAATCTCCGCTATGTAGCTAATGTGTTTCCCCACAAAGGCTACATCTGGAACTATGGAGCCATTCCTCAG ACATGGGAAGATCCCAACCACAAGGACAGTGACACAGGATGCTGTGGAGACAACGATCCAATAGACATATGTGATATAGGAAACAAA GTGTGCTCTCGTGGAGACGTAATCAAGGTGAAGGTGTTGGGAACTCTGGCTTTGATTGATGAGGGGGAAACAGACTGGAAGGTCATTGTGATCAACACAGAGGACCCAGAAGCTGCCAGTTTCAACA ACATCGACGATGTGAGGCAGCTGAAGCCAGGATATCTGGAGGCGACCGTTGATTGGTTCAAACGATACAAAGTTCCTGATGGGAAACCTGAAAACCAGTTTGCTTTTAACGGAGAGTTTAAAAACAGG GATTTTGCCATAAAAACAGTGAAAAGTACACATGAGTTTTGGAAATCACTGATGTCTATGAAGACCAATGCTGGAGAGTTAAATTG CATGAACACCACTGTGTCTGATAGTCCGttctgctgttctgccacagatGCAGACACTGTGGTTGAGTCT GCCTGTGCTTTTGGACCAGAAGATCCCGTTCCAAGCTCAG tTGACAAGTGGTTCTACTATGAAAACTAA